In Neofelis nebulosa isolate mNeoNeb1 chromosome 7, mNeoNeb1.pri, whole genome shotgun sequence, the following proteins share a genomic window:
- the IPO4 gene encoding importin-4 has translation MGPAGLEQILRELLLPDTERIRRATEQLQTVLRDPAALPALCDLLASAADPQIRQFAAVLTRRRLSTHWRRLTAEHRESLKSLVLSAFQRETQHSVSLSLAQLSATIFQKEGLEAWPQLMQLLQHSTHSPHIPEREMGLLLLSVVVTSWPEAFQPHHWELLRLLNETLGEVGSPGLLFYSLRTLTTMAPYLGTDDVPLARMLVPKLIVAMQTLIPVDEAKACEAVEALDELLESEVPIITSHLSEVLTFCLEVAKNVALGDAIRVRILCCLTFLVKVKSKALLKNRLLPPLLHTLFPIMAAEPPLGQLDPEDQDSEEEEVEIGLVGETPKHFAVQVVDMLALHLPPEKLCPLLMPMLEEALRSERPYQRKAGLLVLAVLSDGAGDHIRQRLLSPLLQIVCKGLEDPSQVVRNAALFALGQFSENLQPHISSYSGEVMPLLLAYLKSVPSGHTNHLAKACYALENFVENLGPKVQPYLPELMECMLQPLRNPSSSRAKELAVSALGAIATAAQASLLPYFPTIMEHLREFLLTGHEDLQPVQIQSLETLGVLARAVGEPMRPLAEECCQLGLGLCDQVDDPDLRRCTYSLFAALSGLMGEGLAPHLPQITTLMLLSLRSTEGIVPQYDGSASFLLFDESDGEEEEELMDKDEEEEEDSEISGYSVENAFFDEKEDTCAALGEISVNTSVAFLPYMETVFEEVFKLLECPHLNVRKAAHEALGQFCCALHKACQSCPSEPNTAALQTALARVVPSYMQAVNVERERQVVMAVLEALTGVLRGCGSLALQPPGRLAELCNMLKAVLQRKIACQDTDEEEEEEDQAEYDAMLLEHAGEAIPALAAAAGGDAFAPFFAGFLPLLLCKTKQGCTVAEKSFAVGTLAESIQGLGGTSAQFVSRLLPVLLSTAREADPEVRSNSIFGLGVLAEHGGRPAQEHFPKLLGLLLPLLARERHDRVRDNICGALARLLMASPTRKPEPQVLAALLHALPLKEDLEEWVTIGHLFSFLYQSSPDQVVDVAPELLRICSLILADNKIPPDTKAALLLLLTFLARQHTDSFHSALGSLPGDKARELQAVLGLT, from the exons ATGGGGCCCGCCGGCCTAGAGCAGATCCTGCGGGAGCTGCTGCTGCCGGACACCGAGCGTATCCGCCGG GCCACTGAGCAGCTCCAGACCGTTCTTCGGGACCCGGCCGCCCTGCCCGCGCTCTGCGACCTGCTGGCCTCCGCGGCCGATCCTCAG ATCCGCCAGTTCGCGGCAGTGCTGACCCGCAGACGACTGAGCACCCACTGGCGACGGCTGACAGCTGAGCAtcgggagag CCTCAAGTCCCTGGTCCTGTCGGCCTTCCAGAGAGAGACCCA GCACTCTGTGAGCCTTAGCCTGGCCCAGCTCTCAGCCACCATTTTTCAAAAGGAAGGCCTGGAGGCCTGGCCTCAGCTCATGCAACTTCTTCAGCACAGTACCCACAGCCCTCACATACCAGAGAGAGAG ATGGGCCTTTTGCTGCTAAGTGTGGTGGTGACCTCCTGGCCTGAGGCCTTCCAACCCCACCACTGGGAGCTTCTTCGGCTTCTGAATGAGACCCTTGGTGAGGTGGGCTCTCCTGGGCTCCTCTTTTACTCCCTGCGCACGCTGACCACCATGGCCCCTTACCTGGGCACCGATGACGTG CCTCTTGCGCGGATGTTGGTGCCCAAGCTCATTGTGGCCATGCAGACTCTGATCCCTGTAGATGAG GCAAAGGCCTGTGAGGCTGTGGAGGCCCTGGATGAATTGCTAGAGTCAGAGGTGCCCATCATCACCTCCCACCTCTCTGAGGTCCTCACATTTTGCCTGGAG GTGGCTAAAAACGTGGCTCTGGGTGATGCAATACGTGTTCGTATTCTCTGCTGCCTCACTTTCTTGGTTAAAGTCAAGAGCAAG GCTTTGTTGAAGAATCGTCTTCTGCCACCCTTACTACACACCCTTTTCCCAATTATGGCTGCCGAGCCCCCACTGGGCCAGCTGGATCCTGAGGACCAGgattcagaagaggaagaggtggagaTTGGGCTGGTGGGGGAGACTCCCAAGCACTTTGCTGTACAG GTCGTGGACATGCTGGCACTACATTTGCCCCCTGAGAAGCTCTGTCCCTTGTTG ATGCCCATGCTGGAAGAGGCCTTGCGGAGTGAAAGACCGTACCAGCGCAAGGCCGGGCTCCTGGTGCTGGCCGTACTGTCCGATGGAGCTGGTGACCACATCAGACAGAG ACTGCTGTCCCCACTGCTGCAGATCGTGTGCAAGGGCCTGGAGGACCCATCACAAGTTGTACGCAATGCTGCATTGTTTGCCCTGGGCCAGTTCTCAGAGAACCTACAG CCCCATATCAGCAGCTATTCAGGGGAGGTGATGCCACTGCTCCTCGCCTACCTGAAATCGGTGCCTTCTGGGCACACAAACCACCTAGCCAAGGCCTGTTATGCCCTGGAGAATTTCGTGGAGAACCTGG GGCCTAAAGTGCAGCCCTACCTTCCGGAGCTGATGGAATGTATGCTGCAGCCTCTGAGGAATCCCAGCAGCTCCCGGGCCAAGGAGCTGGCTGTGAGCGCCCTGGGGGCCATTG CCACAGCTGCCCAGGCCTCCCTGCTGCCCTACTTCCCCACCATTATGGAGCACCTGCGGGAATTCCTGTTAACTGGCCATGAGGACCTTCAGCCTGTGCAGATCCAGAGCCTGG AGACACTGGGGGTGCTGGCTCGAGCAGTGGGGGAGCCCATGAGGCCCCTGGCTGAGGAATGCTGCCAGCTAGGGCTGGGCCTGTGTGACCAGGTAGACGACCCTGACTTGCGGCGCTGCAC gtACAGCCTGTTTGCAGCCTTATCAGGACTCATGGGTGAGGGCCTGGCGCCACACCTGCCACAAATCACCACACTTATGCTGCTGTCACTGCGTTCCACTGAAGGCATTGTG CCTCAGTACGATGGAAGCGCCTCCTTCCTTTTGTTTGACGAGAGcgatggggaggaagaggaggagctcATGGAcaaggatgaggaagaggaggaggactcAGAGATCTCAGG GTACAGCGTGGAAAATGCTTTTTTCGATGAGAAGGAAGACACCTGTGCTGCTCTGGGGGAGATCTCTGTGAACACCAG TGTGGCCTTCCTTCCCTACATGGAGACTGTCTTTGAAGAAGTATTCAAGCTGCTAGAG TGCCCTCACCTGAACGTGCGGAAGGCAGCCCACGAGGCCCTGGGTCAGTTCTGCTGCGCACTGCACAAGGCCTGTCAGAGCTGCCCCTCAGAACCCAACACtgcag CTCTGCAGACTGCCCTCGCCCGGGTGGTGCCGTCCTACATGCAGGCAGTGAATGTGGAGCGGGAGCGCCAGGTGGTGATGGCTGTGTTGGAGGCGCTGACGGGGGTGCTGCGCGGCTGCGGGTCCCTCGCGTTGCAGCCCCCTGGGCGTCTTGCTGAGCTCTGCAACATGCTCAAGGCGGTGCTGCAAAGGAAG ATAGCTTGTCAGGACACCGacgaggaggaagaagaggaggaccAG GCTGAGTATGATGCCATGTTGCTGGAGCATGCGGGAGAGGCCATCCCAGCCCTGGCAGCTGCAGCCGGGGGAGATGCCTTCGCCCCCTTCTTTGCCGGCTTCTTGCCACTGCTGCTGTGCAAGACG aAGCAAGGCTGCACAGTGGCAGAGAAGTCTTTTGCAGTGGGGACCCTGGCGGAGTCCATTCAGGGCCTGGGTGGCACCTCAGCCCAGTTTGTGTCTCGGCTGCTCCCTGTGCTGTTAAGCACCGCCCGGGAGGCAGACCCTGAGGTGCGGAGCAATTCCATCTTTGGGCTGGGGGTGCTGGCAGAACATGGGGGCCGCCCCGCTCAGGA ACACTTCCCCAAGCTGCTGGGGCTTCTGTTGCCCCTCCTGGCACGGGAGCGCCACGATCGCGTCCGTGACAACATCTGTGGGGCACTTGCCCGCCTGCTGATGGCCAGTCCCACAAGGAAACCGGAACCCCAG GTGCTGGCTGCCCTGCTGCATGCCCTGCCACTGAAGGAGGACTTGGAGGAATGGGTCACCATAGGACACCTCTTCAGCTTCCTGTACCAGAGCAGCCCTGACCAG GTTGTAGATGTGGCTCCTGAGCTCCTGCGCATCTGCAGCCTCATTCTGGCCGACAATAAGATCCCACCAG ATACCAAGGCCGCATTGCTGCTGCTCCTGACATTCTTGGCCAGACAGCACACCGACAGCTTCCACTCAGCACTGGGCTCGTTGCCTGGTGACAAAGCTCGGGAGCTCCAGGCCGTCCTAGGCCTCACCTAG
- the TM9SF1 gene encoding transmembrane 9 superfamily member 1: MTVLGHPRSWSYQWLSLLMLLLGTGHEPGVEGVTHYKAGDPVILYVNKVGPYHNPQETYHYYQLPVCCPEKIRHKSLSLGEVLDGDRMAESLYEIRFRENVEKRILCHMQLSSAQVEQLRQAIEELYYFEFVVDDLPIRGFVGYMEESGFLPHSHKIGLWTHLDFHLEFHGDRIIFANVSVRDVKPHSLDGLRPDEFLGLTHTYSVRWSETSVERRSDRRRGDDSGFFPRTLEIHWLSIINSMVLVFLLVGFVAVILMRVLRNDLARYNLDEETTSAGSGDDFDQGDNGWKIIHTDVFRFPPYRGLLCAVLGVGAQFLALGTGIIVMALLGMFNVHRHGAINSAAILLYALTCCISGYVSSHFYRQIGGERWVWNIILTTSLFSVPFFLTWSVVNSVHWANGSTQALPATTILLLLTVWLLVGFPLTVIGGIFGKNNASPFDAPCRTKNIAREIPAQPWYKSTLIHMTVGGFLPFSAISVELYYIFATVWGREQYTLYGILFFVFAILLSVGACISIALTYFQLSGEDYRWWWRSVLSVGSTGLFIFLYSVFYYARRSNMSGAVQTVEFFGYSLLTGYVFFLMLGTISFFSSLKFIRYIYVNLKMD; the protein is encoded by the exons ATGACAGTCCTAGGGCACCCGCGGAGTTGGAGCTACCAGTGGTTGTCACTTCTGATGCTGCTGCTGGGCACAGGCCATGAGCCTGGGGTGGAAGGTGTGACACACTACAAGGCCGGTGACCCCGTCATTCTATATGTCAACAAAGTGGGACCCTACCACAACCCTCAGGAGACTTACCACTACTATCAGCTTCCGGTCTGCTGCCCTGAGAAGATACGACACAAAAGCCTTAGCCTGGGTGAAGTGTTGGATGGGGACCGAATGGCTGAGTCTTTGTACGAGATACGTTTTCGGGAGAATGTGGAGAAGAGAATCCTGTGCCACATGCAGCTCAGTTCTGCACAG GTGGAGCAACTGCGCCAGGCCATTGAGGAACTGTATTACTTTGAATTTGTAGTGGATGATTTGCCAATCCGTGGCTTTGTGGGCTACATGGAGGAGAGTGGCTTCCTGCCTCACAGCCACAAGATAGGGCTTTGGACCCATCTGGACTTCCACCTAGAATTCCACGGAGACCGAATTATATTTGCCAATGTCTCTGTGCGGGACGTCAAGCCCCACAGCTTAGATGGGTTACGACCTGATGAGTTCTTAGGCCTCACCCACACCTACAGCGTGCGCTGGTCTGAGACTTCAGTGGAACGTCGGAGTGACAGGCGCCGTGGCGATGACAGTGGTTTCTTTCCCCGAACACTGGAAATCCATTGGTTGTCCATCATCAATTCCATGGTGCTTGTGTTTTTACTGGTGGGTTTTGTGGCTGTCATTCTCATGCGTGTGCTTCGAAACGACCTGGCTCGATACAACTTGGATGAGGAGACTACCTCTGCAGGTTCTGGTGATGACTTTGATCAAGGTGACAATGGCTGGAAAATTATCCATACAGATGTCTTCCGCTTCCCTCCATACCGTGgtctgctctgtgctgtgcttGGTGTGGGTGCCCAGTTCCTGGCCCTTGGCACTG GCATTATTGTCATGGCGCTGCTGGGCATGTTCAATGTGCACCGTCATGGGGCCATTAACTCGGCAGCCATCTTGTTGTATGCCCTGACCTGCTGCATCTCTGGCTACGTGTCCAGCCACTTCTACCGGCAGATTGGAGGCGAGCGTTGGGTGTGGAACATCATTCTCACCACCAGCCTCTTCTCTG TGCCTTTCTTCCTGACGTGGAGTGTGGTGAACTCAGTGCACTGGGCTAATGGTTCGACACAGGCTCTGCCAGCTACCACCATCCTGCTGCTTCTGACGGTTTGGCTGCTGGTGGGCTTCCCCCTTACTGTCATTGGAGGCATCTTCGGGAAGAACAACGCTAGCCCCTTTGATGCACCTTGTCGCACCAAGAACATCGCCCGGGAAATCCCGGCCCAGCCCTGGTACAAATCTACACTCATCCACATGACGGTTGGAGGCTTCCTGCCTTTCAG TGCCATCTCTGTGGAGCTGTACTACATCTTTGCCACAGTATGGGGTCGGGAACAGTACACTTTGTATGGCATCCTCTTCTTTGTCTTCGCCATCCTGCTGAGTGTGGGGGCTTGCATCTCCATTGCGCTCACCTACTTCCAGTTGTCTGGGGAGGATTACCGCTGGTGGTGGCGATCTGTGCTGAGTGTTGGCTCCACTGGGCTCTTCATCTTCCTCTACTCGGTTTTCTACTATGCTCGGCGCTCCAACATGTCAGGGGCAGTACAGACAGTAGAGTTTTTTGGCTACTCCTTACTCACTGGTTATGTCTTCTTCCTCATGCTAGGCaccatctcctttttttcttccctaaagtTCATCCGTTATATCTATGTTAACCTCAAGATGGACTAA
- the TSSK4 gene encoding testis-specific serine/threonine-protein kinase 4 isoform X1 codes for MRKGDTLEVAPPTSAYRSVMEEYGYEVGKVIGNGSYGTVYEAYYTKQKIMVAVKIISKKKASEDYLNKFLPREIQVMKVLRHKYLINFYQAIETTSRVYIILELAQGGDVLEWIQHYGACSEPHAGKWFSQMTLGIAYLHSKGIVHRLTPSLSAAGRDLKLENLLLDKWENVKISDFGFAKMVPSNQTVHGSSSYRHMNCFTHLSRTYCGSFAYACPEILLGLPYNPFLSDTWSMGVILYTLVVARLPFDDTNLLKLLKETQKEVTFPPNYSISQECKNLVFQTLCQATKRATILDIIKDPWVLKFQPEQPTHEIRLLEAMCQPPSTTNRHQSLEINT; via the exons ATGCGGAAGGGAGACACCCTGGAGGTAGCACCACCCACCTCAGCCTACCGCTCTGTCATGGAGGAGTATGGTTACGAGGTGGGCAAGGTCATTGGCAATGGCTCCTATGGGACGGTTTATGAGGCTTACTACACAAAGCAGAAGATCATGGTGGCTGTCAAGATCATCTCAAAGAAGAAGGCCTCTGAGGACTACCTTAACAAGTTCCTGCCCCGTGAGATACAG GTAATGAAGGTCCTGCGGCACAAGTACCTCATCAACTTCTATCAGGCCATCGAAACCACATCCCGAGTATACATCATTCTGGAGCTGGCTCAGGGTGGTGACGTCCTTGAATGGATCCAGCACTATGGGGCTTGCTCTGAGCCCCATGCTGGCAAGTGGTTCTCCCAGATGACCCTGGGCATCGCCTACCTGCACAGCAAGGGCATCGTGCACCG CCTGACCCCCAGCCTTTCTGCTGCTGGTAGGGACTTAAAGTTGGAGAACCTGTTGCTGGACAAGTGGGAGAACGTGAAGATATCGGACTTTGGCTTCGCCAAGATGGTGCCTTCTAACCAGACTGTGCATGGTAGCTCTTCTTACCGCCATATGAACTGCTTTACCCACCTCAGCCGGACCTACTGTGGCAGCTTTGCTTATGCCTGCCCGGAGATCTTGCTGGGCTTGCCCTACAACCCTTTCCTGTCTGACACCTGGAGCATGGGCGTCATCCTCTACACTCTAGTGGTGGCCCGGCTGCCCTTTGATGACACCAATCTCTTAAAGCTGCTGAAAGAGACTCAAAAGGAGGTCACTTTTCCACCTAACTACTCCATCTCCCAGGAGTGCAAG AACCTGGTCTTCCAGACGCTGTGCCAAGCCACCAAGCGTGCCACCATCCTGGACATCATCAAGGATCCTTGGGTGCTCAAGTTCCAGCCTGAGCAACCCACCCATGAGATCAGGCTGCTTGAGGCCATGTGCCAACCCCCCAGCACCACTAATCGGCACCAGTCCTTGGAAATCAATACCTAA
- the TSSK4 gene encoding testis-specific serine/threonine-protein kinase 4 isoform X2, with product MRKGDTLEVAPPTSAYRSVMEEYGYEVGKVIGNGSYGTVYEAYYTKQKIMVAVKIISKKKASEDYLNKFLPREIQVMKVLRHKYLINFYQAIETTSRVYIILELAQGGDVLEWIQHYGACSEPHAGKWFSQMTLGIAYLHSKGIVHRLTPSLSAAGRDLKLENLLLDKWENVKISDFGFAKMVPSNQTVHGSSSYRHMNCFTHLSRTYCGSFAYACPEILLGLPYNPFLSDTWSMGVILYTLVVARLPFDDTNLLKLLKETQKEVTFPPNYSISQECKVQLLIACVAQWEASSAKTSLSPALEPGLPDAVPSHQACHHPGHHQGSLGAQVPA from the exons ATGCGGAAGGGAGACACCCTGGAGGTAGCACCACCCACCTCAGCCTACCGCTCTGTCATGGAGGAGTATGGTTACGAGGTGGGCAAGGTCATTGGCAATGGCTCCTATGGGACGGTTTATGAGGCTTACTACACAAAGCAGAAGATCATGGTGGCTGTCAAGATCATCTCAAAGAAGAAGGCCTCTGAGGACTACCTTAACAAGTTCCTGCCCCGTGAGATACAG GTAATGAAGGTCCTGCGGCACAAGTACCTCATCAACTTCTATCAGGCCATCGAAACCACATCCCGAGTATACATCATTCTGGAGCTGGCTCAGGGTGGTGACGTCCTTGAATGGATCCAGCACTATGGGGCTTGCTCTGAGCCCCATGCTGGCAAGTGGTTCTCCCAGATGACCCTGGGCATCGCCTACCTGCACAGCAAGGGCATCGTGCACCG CCTGACCCCCAGCCTTTCTGCTGCTGGTAGGGACTTAAAGTTGGAGAACCTGTTGCTGGACAAGTGGGAGAACGTGAAGATATCGGACTTTGGCTTCGCCAAGATGGTGCCTTCTAACCAGACTGTGCATGGTAGCTCTTCTTACCGCCATATGAACTGCTTTACCCACCTCAGCCGGACCTACTGTGGCAGCTTTGCTTATGCCTGCCCGGAGATCTTGCTGGGCTTGCCCTACAACCCTTTCCTGTCTGACACCTGGAGCATGGGCGTCATCCTCTACACTCTAGTGGTGGCCCGGCTGCCCTTTGATGACACCAATCTCTTAAAGCTGCTGAAAGAGACTCAAAAGGAGGTCACTTTTCCACCTAACTACTCCATCTCCCAGGAGTGCAAG GTCCAACTGCTCATTGCCTGTGTGGCACAATGGGAGGCAAGCTCAGCCAagacctctctctcccctgccctagAACCTGGTCTTCCAGACGCTGTGCCAAGCCACCAAGCGTGCCACCATCCTGGACATCATCAAGGATCCTTGGGTGCTCAAGTTCCAGCCTGA
- the TSSK4 gene encoding testis-specific serine/threonine-protein kinase 4 isoform X4: protein MRKGDTLEVAPPTSAYRSVMEEYGYEVGKVIGNGSYGTVYEAYYTKQKIMVAVKIISKKKASEDYLNKFLPREIQVMKVLRHKYLINFYQAIETTSRVYIILELAQGGDVLEWIQHYGACSEPHAGKWFSQMTLGIAYLHSKGIVHRDLKLENLLLDKWENVKISDFGFAKMVPSNQTVHGSSSYRHMNCFTHLSRTYCGSFAYACPEILLGLPYNPFLSDTWSMGVILYTLVVARLPFDDTNLLKLLKETQKEVTFPPNYSISQECKVQLLIACVAQWEASSAKTSLSPALEPGLPDAVPSHQACHHPGHHQGSLGAQVPA, encoded by the exons ATGCGGAAGGGAGACACCCTGGAGGTAGCACCACCCACCTCAGCCTACCGCTCTGTCATGGAGGAGTATGGTTACGAGGTGGGCAAGGTCATTGGCAATGGCTCCTATGGGACGGTTTATGAGGCTTACTACACAAAGCAGAAGATCATGGTGGCTGTCAAGATCATCTCAAAGAAGAAGGCCTCTGAGGACTACCTTAACAAGTTCCTGCCCCGTGAGATACAG GTAATGAAGGTCCTGCGGCACAAGTACCTCATCAACTTCTATCAGGCCATCGAAACCACATCCCGAGTATACATCATTCTGGAGCTGGCTCAGGGTGGTGACGTCCTTGAATGGATCCAGCACTATGGGGCTTGCTCTGAGCCCCATGCTGGCAAGTGGTTCTCCCAGATGACCCTGGGCATCGCCTACCTGCACAGCAAGGGCATCGTGCACCG GGACTTAAAGTTGGAGAACCTGTTGCTGGACAAGTGGGAGAACGTGAAGATATCGGACTTTGGCTTCGCCAAGATGGTGCCTTCTAACCAGACTGTGCATGGTAGCTCTTCTTACCGCCATATGAACTGCTTTACCCACCTCAGCCGGACCTACTGTGGCAGCTTTGCTTATGCCTGCCCGGAGATCTTGCTGGGCTTGCCCTACAACCCTTTCCTGTCTGACACCTGGAGCATGGGCGTCATCCTCTACACTCTAGTGGTGGCCCGGCTGCCCTTTGATGACACCAATCTCTTAAAGCTGCTGAAAGAGACTCAAAAGGAGGTCACTTTTCCACCTAACTACTCCATCTCCCAGGAGTGCAAG GTCCAACTGCTCATTGCCTGTGTGGCACAATGGGAGGCAAGCTCAGCCAagacctctctctcccctgccctagAACCTGGTCTTCCAGACGCTGTGCCAAGCCACCAAGCGTGCCACCATCCTGGACATCATCAAGGATCCTTGGGTGCTCAAGTTCCAGCCTGA
- the TSSK4 gene encoding testis-specific serine/threonine-protein kinase 4 isoform X3, with the protein MRKGDTLEVAPPTSAYRSVMEEYGYEVGKVIGNGSYGTVYEAYYTKQKIMVAVKIISKKKASEDYLNKFLPREIQVMKVLRHKYLINFYQAIETTSRVYIILELAQGGDVLEWIQHYGACSEPHAGKWFSQMTLGIAYLHSKGIVHRDLKLENLLLDKWENVKISDFGFAKMVPSNQTVHGSSSYRHMNCFTHLSRTYCGSFAYACPEILLGLPYNPFLSDTWSMGVILYTLVVARLPFDDTNLLKLLKETQKEVTFPPNYSISQECKNLVFQTLCQATKRATILDIIKDPWVLKFQPEQPTHEIRLLEAMCQPPSTTNRHQSLEINT; encoded by the exons ATGCGGAAGGGAGACACCCTGGAGGTAGCACCACCCACCTCAGCCTACCGCTCTGTCATGGAGGAGTATGGTTACGAGGTGGGCAAGGTCATTGGCAATGGCTCCTATGGGACGGTTTATGAGGCTTACTACACAAAGCAGAAGATCATGGTGGCTGTCAAGATCATCTCAAAGAAGAAGGCCTCTGAGGACTACCTTAACAAGTTCCTGCCCCGTGAGATACAG GTAATGAAGGTCCTGCGGCACAAGTACCTCATCAACTTCTATCAGGCCATCGAAACCACATCCCGAGTATACATCATTCTGGAGCTGGCTCAGGGTGGTGACGTCCTTGAATGGATCCAGCACTATGGGGCTTGCTCTGAGCCCCATGCTGGCAAGTGGTTCTCCCAGATGACCCTGGGCATCGCCTACCTGCACAGCAAGGGCATCGTGCACCG GGACTTAAAGTTGGAGAACCTGTTGCTGGACAAGTGGGAGAACGTGAAGATATCGGACTTTGGCTTCGCCAAGATGGTGCCTTCTAACCAGACTGTGCATGGTAGCTCTTCTTACCGCCATATGAACTGCTTTACCCACCTCAGCCGGACCTACTGTGGCAGCTTTGCTTATGCCTGCCCGGAGATCTTGCTGGGCTTGCCCTACAACCCTTTCCTGTCTGACACCTGGAGCATGGGCGTCATCCTCTACACTCTAGTGGTGGCCCGGCTGCCCTTTGATGACACCAATCTCTTAAAGCTGCTGAAAGAGACTCAAAAGGAGGTCACTTTTCCACCTAACTACTCCATCTCCCAGGAGTGCAAG AACCTGGTCTTCCAGACGCTGTGCCAAGCCACCAAGCGTGCCACCATCCTGGACATCATCAAGGATCCTTGGGTGCTCAAGTTCCAGCCTGAGCAACCCACCCATGAGATCAGGCTGCTTGAGGCCATGTGCCAACCCCCCAGCACCACTAATCGGCACCAGTCCTTGGAAATCAATACCTAA